The proteins below are encoded in one region of Nitrospira sp.:
- a CDS encoding nucleoside-diphosphate kinase, protein MERTLIIFKPDTMHRMLVGRILSRFEDKGLRVVGMKLQQSPKSQVEKHYEVHKARPFYQDLVNFMTSAPVIVAVLEGPSAIAVVRNLLGATNGIEAAPGTIRGDFGLDKQFNLVHASDGPDTARAEIELFFKADELVQWKRAGDAWIVSA, encoded by the coding sequence ATGGAACGCACGCTGATCATTTTCAAGCCGGACACGATGCACCGCATGCTGGTCGGGCGGATTCTGTCCCGCTTCGAGGACAAGGGGCTCCGCGTCGTCGGGATGAAGCTGCAGCAGTCGCCCAAGTCGCAGGTTGAAAAACACTACGAAGTGCACAAAGCGCGCCCGTTTTATCAGGACCTGGTGAACTTCATGACCAGCGCGCCCGTGATTGTCGCCGTGCTGGAAGGCCCGAGCGCGATCGCCGTCGTCCGCAACCTGCTCGGCGCCACGAACGGCATCGAAGCCGCTCCCGGCACGATCCGCGGTGATTTCGGCCTCGACAAGCAGTTCAACCTGGTTCACGCCAGCGACGGCCCCGACACCGCCAGGGCTGAAATCGAGCTGTTCTTCAAGGCCGACGAGTTGGTGCAGTGGAAGCGCGCCGGCGACGCCTGGATCGTCAGCGCCTAG